A genomic window from Lotus japonicus ecotype B-129 chromosome 1, LjGifu_v1.2 includes:
- the LOC130734025 gene encoding laccase-4-like: MAVMWIQIILLLAACLLPLSAEAMVRHYKFNVVMKNSTRLCSTKPIVTINGKFPGPTIYAREDDTVLVKVVNHVKYNVSIHWHGVRQLRTGWADGPAYITQCPIQPGQVYVYNFTLTGQRGTLLWHAHILWLRATVHGALVIMPKLGVPYPFPRPHMEQVIVLGEWWKSDTEAVINEALKSGLAPNVSDAHTINGHPGPVKNCAEGGFKFQVEPGKNHLLRIINAALNEDLFFKIAGHQLTVVEIDATYTKPFNTDTIVIAPGQTTNVLLKANHASGKYLVASSTFMDAPIAFDNMTATAMLHYTNTLGSTITTLTSLPPQNATPTADNFTDSLRSLNSKEYPARVPKKVDHSLFFTISLGVNPCASCVSGSRVVAAINNVTFVMPKISSLLQAHFFKKSGIFTDDFPGKPPVMYDFTGKQQPANMRTNRGTRVYRLAYNSTVQLVLQDTGMIAPENHPIHLHGFNFFVVGRGKGNYNPKKDTRKFNLVDPVERNTVGVPSGGWTAIRFRADNPGVWFMHCHLEVHTTWGLKMAFVVDNGKGPNESLLPPPSDLPKC, encoded by the exons ATGGCTGTGATGTGGATTCAAATTATACTGCTACTGGCGGCTTGCCTGCTTCCTCTATCAGCAGAAGCCATGGTTCGCCATTACAAGTTCAAT GTGGTGATGAAGAACTCCACAAGATTGTGTTCAACCAAGCCCATAGTAACTATAAATGGCAAGTTTCCAGGCCCAACTATCTATGCTAGGGAAGATGACACTGTTCTAGTAAAGGTGGTTAACCATGTCAAATACAATGTTAGCATTCATTG GCATGGGGTTAGACAGTTGAGGACGGGCTGGGCCGATGGGCCGGCATACATAACCCAATGCCCAATTCAACCGGGCCAAGTCTATGTGTACAACTTCACCCTCACAGGGCAGAGAGGGACACTTCTTTGGCATGCACACATTCTCTGGCTTAGGGCCACAGTACATGGTGCCTTGGTCATTATGCCCAAGCTTGGGGTTCCTTACCCTTTTCCCAGACCCCACATGGAACAAGTTATTGTATTAG GTGAATGGTGGAAATCAGATACTGAGGCTGTGATAAATGAAGCTTTGAAATCTGGGTTGGCTCCAAATGTCTCTGATGCCCACACAATCAATGGCCACCCAGGGCCAGTCAAAAACTGTGCTGAAG GAGGATTCAAATTCCAAGTTGAACCAGGGAAAAACCATTTGCTAAGAATAATCAATGCTGCACTCAATGAAGACCTGTTCTTCAAGATTGCTGGCCACCAACTAACTGTTGTTGAGATTGATGCTACCTACACAAAGCCTTTCAATACTGACACCATTGTCATAGCACCAGGCCAGACCACAAATGTGCTTCTAAAAGCTAACCATGCATCTGGAAAATACTTGGTAGCATCCTCAACTTTCATGGATGCTCCAATAGCATTTGACAACATGACAGCCACTGCCATGTTACATTACACAAACACCCTTGGTTCCACTATCACCACCCTCACATCACTACCTCCCCAAAATGCAACCCCAACTGCTGACAACTTCACAGACTCCCTCAGAAGCTTGAACTCCAAAGAGTACCCTGCTAGAGTCCCCAAAAAGGTTGATCATTCATTGTTTTTCACTATCAGCCTTGGAGTTAACCCTTGTGCTAGTTGTGTGAGTGGAAGCAGGGTGGTTGCAGCTATAAACAATGTTACCTTTGTGATGCCTAagatttcttctcttcttcaagCACACTTCTTCAAAAAAAGTGGGATTTTCACAGATGATTTTCCTGGGAAACCTCCTGTGATGTATGACTTCACTGGGAAACAACAGCCAGCAAATATGAGGACTAATAGAGGGACAAGGGTGTATAGGCTTGCATACAACTCCACTGTTCAATTGGTGTTGCAAGATACTGGGATGATTGCTCCTGAGAACCATCCTATTCATCTCCATGGATTCAATTTCTTTGTTGTTGGTAGGGGGAAAGGGAATTACAACCCCAAAAAGGACACCAGAAAGTTCAACCTTGTGGATCCTGTGGAGAGAAACACAGTTGGTGTCCCATCTGGTGGGTGGACTGCAATCAGATTCAGGGCTGATAATCCAG GGGTTTGGTTTATGCATTGCCATTTGGAAGTTCATACAACATGGGGACTGAAGATGGCATTTGTGGTGGATAATGGTAAAGGACCAAATGAATCTCTACTACCACCTCCTAGTGACCTACCCAAGTGCTGA
- the LOC130731690 gene encoding protein NRT1/ PTR FAMILY 8.1-like, with the protein MAKDAVYAKDGTIDYLGNPAKKRKTGTWTACYFILGHEFCERFTYYGMSTNLVLYFKHQLHQHSATASKNVADWGGTCYITPLIGALVADAYLGRYLTILYLSVVYVIGMALLTLSASVPGLKPTCYGKDNCHASHGQSAVCFLSLYLIALAAGGIKPCISSFGADQFDDADEVEKQHKSSFFNWFFLSINTGGLIAASLMVWIQDNVSWGWGFGIPALAMAVSGVSFFSGTRLYRNQKPGGSPITRICQVIVASIRKYDVEVPNDESLLYETKDKVSAIQGSRKLDHSNGLRFFDKSAVPGNSDNVKDSVNPWRLCTVTQVEELKSVIRLLPIWVTGIIFATVFGQMSNYFVLQGETMDTNVGNLKFQIPPASVYIFNNLGVIFWVPVYDRIIVPIARKFTGHKNGLTQLQRIGTGLFISIFSMLYASTLETVRLGMVKRHKIYELKEVPMSIFWQVPPYFIIGCAEVFTFIGQLEFFYEEAPDAMRSLCSAFSLLTIGLGQCLSSLLVTIVIKVTTRNGSAGWLPHNLNYGHLDWFFGLLTVLSVLNFVVFLVVSKFYTYKRLVGTLS; encoded by the exons ATGGCCAAGGATGCTGTTTACGCAAAAGATGGAACCATAGATTACCTGGGAAACCCAGCTAAGAAAAGGAAAACTGGAACCTGGACAGCCTGCTACTTCATTTTAG GACATGAATTTTGTGAGAGATTCACTTACTATGGAATGAGCACAAATTTGGTGCTTTATTTTAAGCATCAACTGCATCAGCATAGTGCCACTGCTTCCAAGAATGTTGCTGATTGGGGTGGAACATGCTACATCACTCCATTGATTGGAGCACTTGTGGCTGATGCCTATCTTGGAAGATACTTGACCATCCTATACCTTTCAgtagtttatgttatt GGAATGGCACTTTTGACATTGTCTGCATCAGTTCCTGGCCTAAAACCAACCTGCTATGGAAAAGATAATTGCCATGCCTCTCATGGACAGAGTGCAGTGTGCTTTCTATCTCTTTACCTTATAGCTCTTGCCGCTGGAGGGATCAAGCCTTGCATTTCATCATTTGGTGCAGATCAGTTTGATGATGCTgatgaagttgagaagcaaCACAAGAGCTCTTTCTTCAACTGGTTCTTTTTGTCAATCAACACTGGAGGCCTTATTGCTGCTTCTCTAATGGTATGGATACAAGACAATGTGAGTTGGGGATGGGGTTTCGGCATTCCAGCATTGGCCATGGCAGTTTCTGGGGTGAGTTTCTTTTCAGGTACGAGGTTGTATAGAAATCAGAAGCCAGGTGGAAGCCCCATCACTAGAATCTGTCAAGTGATAGTGGCATCCATTAGAAAATATGATGTTGAAGTACCTAATGATGAGTCTCTCTTGTATGAGACTAAAGATAAAGTGTCTGCAATCCAAGGAAGCCGCAAGCTAGACCATTCTAATGGATTAAG ATTCTTTGACAAATCAGCAGTACCAGGAAATTCAGATAATGTGAAGGACTCAGTCAACCCATGGAGACTTTGCACTGTAACTCAAGTTGAAGAGCTGAAATCTGTCATAAGATTGCTTCCAATATGGGTCACTGGTATCATATTTGCTACTGTTTTTGGTCAAATGAGCAACTACTTTGTCTTGCAAGGGGAAACCATGGATACTAATGTGGGAAACTTGAAGTTTCAGATCCCACCAGCTTCTGTTTACATCTTTAACAACCTTGGTGTCATCTTTTGGGTCCCAGTGTATGATAGGATCATTGTGCCAATAGCTAGGAAGTTCACTGGCCATAAAAATGGCCTAACTCAACTCCAGAGAATTGGCACTGGCCTCTTCATATCCATATTCTCTATGTTATATGCATCAACTCTGGAGACTGTAAGACTTGGGATGGTTAAAAGACACAAAATTTATGAACTTAAGGAGGTTCCCATGTCAATTTTCTGGCAGGTGCCACCATATTTTATTATAGGTTGTGCTGAAGTGTTCACGTTCATTGGACAGTTGGAGTTCTTCTATGAGGAAGCCCCTGATGCCATGAGAAGTTTGTGTTCTGCTTTCTCACTCCTCACTATTGGACTTGGACAATGTTTGAGTTCTCTGCTTGTGACCATTGTGATAAAGGTTACTACTAGGAATGGGAGTGCTGGTTGGTTACCTCACAATTTAAATTATGGTCACCTTGATTGGTTTTTCGGGCTATTGACAGTGTTGAGTGTACTGAATTTTGTTGTGTTCCTTGTAGTGTCTAAGTTTTACACATATAAAAGATTGGTTGGAACTCTCAGTTGA